A region from the Xenopus laevis strain J_2021 chromosome 4S, Xenopus_laevis_v10.1, whole genome shotgun sequence genome encodes:
- the glt8d1.S gene encoding glycosyltransferase 8 domain-containing protein 1-like, with amino-acid sequence MTLRKVHVAVILLSAVIFLLILHHNILGLSDILKRQNSDTGPLVFHQLESLPDAPDIGPEQGHGEEIAVVIPGVEERLGGLIATINSISSNTKSNIVFYIITTNDTKKHISSWLDGTDLKRVAYKLLPFDARVLDGKVRVDAGAEPVKPMTFARFYLPSLLPTAKKVIYLDDDVIVQDDIVQLYNTPMSPGHAAAFSEDCDSVTSKFPVRGGANQYNYVGFLDYKKERVRSLGIKPNTCSFNPGVFVANLTEWRRQNITRQLEKWMELDVTEELYSKSLSGNIAAPPLLIVFYRLYSNINPLWHVRHLGSSTGKRYSPQFVKAAKLLHWSGHFKPWGRTSSFPEIWEKWFLPDPTGQFSLIRRLGEAGGAK; translated from the exons ATGACGTTGCGCAAAG TTCATGTAGCCGTGATCCTATTGTCTGCCGTAATCTTCCTGCTGATTCTGCACCACAATATCCTGGGCCTCAGCGACATCCTGAAGAGACAAAACTCAG ACACTGGCCCCTTAGTGTTCCACCAACTCGAATCCCTTCCTGATGCCCCTGACATTGGCCCAGAACAAGGACACGGGGAGGAGATTGCTGTGGTGATTCCAGGGGTGGAGGAACGACTTGGAGGCCTCATCGCCACAATTAACAGTATCTCCAGCAACACAAAGTCTAACATTGTCTTCTATATCATCACTACCAATGACACCAAGAAACACATCAG TTCTTGGCTGGATGGCACAGACCTGAAACGAGTGGCCTATAAGCTGCTGCCATTTGATGCCCGTGTTCTTGATGGGAAAGTGCGGGTTGATGCCGGGGCGGAGCCAGTGAAACCA ATGACATTCGCGCGGTTCTACCTGCCCAGTTTATTGCCCACAGCCAAAAAAGTCATTTACCTGGATGATGATGTTATTGTACAAG ATGACATTGTGCAACTGTACAACACCCCAATGAGCCCCGGGCATGCGGCCGCCTTCTCTGAGGATTGTGACTCCGTCACCTCCAAATTCCCCGTCAGAGGGGGCGCTAATCAG TACAATTACGTTGGTTTCCTGGACTACAAGAAGGAGCGGGTCCGGAGCCTGGGAATAAAGCCCAACACCTGCTCCTTCAACCCGGGGGTCTTTGTGGCCAACCTGACCGAGTGGCGGCGGCAGAACATCACCCGCCAGTTAGAGAAGTGGATGGAGCTGGATGTGAC TGAGGAACTTTACAGCAAGTCGTTATCTGGCAACATCGCTGCACCCCCCCTCCTCATCGTCTTCTATAGACTTTACTCCAACATTAACCCTCTGTGGCACGTCCGACACCTGG GTTCAAGTACAGGAAAACGTTACTCGCCGCAGTTTGTGAAAGCAGCTAAACTTCTCCATTGGAGCGGACATTTTAAACCTTGGGGCAGAACATCTTCGTTCCCAGAGATTTGGGAGAAGTGGTTCCTGCCAGACCCCACGGGGCAGTTCTCACTAATCAGGAGACTCGGAGAGGCCGGAGGAGCCAAGTGA
- the LOC108704392 gene encoding signal peptidase complex subunit 1, with the protein MLGIFSSIPTQMDFKGQKLAEQIFQGIILFSAVVGFLYGFVMEQFGWTVYIVIAGFGVSCLLTLPPWPMYRKNPLKWLPAQDCAQDEKKPTEKKPKKHK; encoded by the exons ATGTTGGGAATATTCAGCTCCATCCCGACCCAGATG GACTTCAAGGGTCAGAAACTCGCCGAACAGATATTCCAGGGCATCATCCTCTTCTCTGCG GTCGTGGGATTTCTCTATGGTTTTGTGATGGAGCAGTTTGGTTGGACCGTGTACATTGTGATCGCAGGATTTGGAGTCTCTTGTTTG CTCACCCTGCCCCCGTGGCCCATGTACAGAAAGAACCCGCTGAAATGGCTCCCGGCGCAGGACTGTGCCCAGGACGAGAAGAAGCCAACGGAGAAAAAGCCCAAAAAGCACAAATAG
- the nek4.S gene encoding NIMA-related kinase 4 S homeolog (The RefSeq protein has 7 substitutions compared to this genomic sequence) yields MGEFEPLGEYVLVRPVGKGSYGEVSLVRHRTLGKQFVIKKLNLQNASRRERKAAEQEAQLLSRLKHPNIVAYRESWEGEDGMLYIVMGFCEGGDLYHKLKEQKGKLLLESQVMDWFIQIAMALQYLHEEHIMHRDLKTQNVFLTRSNIIKVGDLGIARVLESQYDMASTLIGTPYYMSPELFSNKPYNYKSDVWALGCCVYEIATLRHAFNAKDMNSLVYRIIEGKLPPMPKDYTKELGDLIAAMLNRQPEKRPSVKQILHKSFIRHHITLFLQATKLNHCKPKKKVSDSSLSNISANREAQGDALPKSACDPPKKIALKKMRSPAKNKPAIAAPLASDIDVPETALNCLNHTGVSVATLSNVDINISPSEGDRPAPDHPIPAQNPANDHVTNKPKWKRLQIESHTVEGTEKVHLNSISRVEKKHSGSMEEQDDTMKLLQPVTKNPKSPSNEELESTDKLLEPFVPVMELASVSAKPAAKAEQFVCPAPQPHSSVSEPSLSRQRRHRSRDQKEDDAHKEDVAHPRPLPIPPASSQPVVQHVRSTPEIRNPAHGTSLSHGRVNSASQEHRPLSARERRRLKQSQEDIFASAPAVTRSSCGTQCGNETPAAHHPDALPEGKQKSGVCRRLSEDEWSSSASSTERSEGECKEGRWESSEMQDLVELMTETLHVERSEGEKSVPPSREFRPQRKYRDTLILHGKAPAEPEELHFHGFPSDTLTVPEKFRRMVEALRADVVQGVGVKLLETVYDIMECDDETDREVQLKDHLGDKYTPYSLKIRQLKFFEDNSKF; encoded by the exons tttgtcATTAAGAAGCTGAACCTACAGAACGCCTCTCGCCGGGAGCGTAAAGCGGCTGAACAGGAGGCCCAGCTGTTGTCCCGCCTGAAGCACCCCAACATTGTGGCCTACAGGGAATCGTGGGAAGGAGAGGATGGAATGCTGTACATTGTTATGGGATTCTGTGAGGGAGGAGATCTGTACCATAAGCTGAAAGAGCAGAAAGGCAAACTTCTCCTAGAGAGCCAAGTTATGGACTGGTTCATCCAGATCGCTATGGCCTTACAG TATTTGCACGAGGAGCACATTATGCACCGAGATCTAAAGACTCAGAATGTCTTTCTTACTCGATCCAACATCATTAAGGTGGGAGACCTGGGAATAGCGCGGGTGTTAGAGAGTCAGTATGATATGGCGAGTACGTTAATCGGGACACCCTACTATATGAGCCCCGAGCTTTTCTCCAACAAGCCGTACAACTATAAG TCTGATGTGTGGGCTCTCGGCTGCTGCGTCTATGAAATTGCAACACTCCGACACGCTTTCAATGCCAAAGATATGAACTCGTTGGTGTATCGCATTATTGAGGGGAAG TTGCCCCCAATGCCAAAGGATTACACTAAAGAGCTGGGAGACCTGATAGCAGCGATGCTGAATCGGCAGCCGGAGAAACGGCCAAGTGTGAAACAGATTTTACATAAATCCTTCATCAGACATCACATCACCTTGTTCCTACAGGCCACAAAACT AAATCATTGCAAACCCAAAAAGAAAGTGTCCGACAGCAGCCTGAGCAATATCTCAGCAAATCGTGAAGCACAAGATGATGCACTGCCAAAATCTGCCTGCGACCCTCCCAAAAAGATTGCATTG AAAAAGATGAGAAGTCCAGCCAAGAACAAGCCAGCAATTGCCGCTCCACTTGCATCCGATATCGATGTCCCAGAAACTGCCCTCAATTGTCTGAACCACACTGGCGTGTCTGTGGCAACCCTCAGCAACGTGGATATCAATATCTCTCCGTCTGAAGGTGATCGCCCTGCTCCAGATCATCCGATACCTGCACAAAATCCTGCCAATGATCATGTTACAAACAAGCCCAAATGGAAGAGACTTCAGATCGAATCACATACAGTGGAAGGCACAGAAAAAGTGCATTTAAATTCTATTTCCAGGGTAGAAAAGAAGCACTCTGGCAGCATGGAGGAACAAGATGATACCATGAAGCTCTTGCAGCCTGTTACCAAGAATCCGAAATCTCCCAGTAAT gaAGAATTGGAATCTACGGATAAACTTCTAGAGCCTTTTGTCCCAGTAATGGAACTT GCTTCAGTATCGGCAAAGCCTGCAGCAAAAGCAGAGCAATTTGTTTGTCCTGCACCCCAGCCTCACAGCTCAGTGTCGGAACCATCCCTCTCTCGACAGAGACGACACCGGAGTAGAGATCAGAAGGAGGACGATACACACAAG GAGGATGTGGCGCACCCCAGACCTCTCCCCATTCCCCCTGCCAGTTCACACCCAGTGGTGCAACATGTGAGGAGTACCCCAGAGATCCGTAATCCTGCACATGGGACGTCCCTATCACACTGCAGAGTCAATTCAGCTTCACAG GAGCACCGACCTCTGTCTGCCCGGGAGAGAAGGAGACTCAAGCAGTCGCAGGAGGACATATTTGCCTCTG CTCCGGCAGTCACAAGAAGCTCCTGTGGGACACAATGTGGCACTGAGACCCCCGCTGCACATCACCCAGACGCCCTTCCTGAGGGG AAGCAGAAGAGCGGTGTTTGTCGGCGTCTGTCTGAAGATGAATGGAGTTCCTCTGCCAGTTCCACTGAGCGCTCGGAGGGAGAATGTAAAGAAGG gaGATGGGAGTCGAGTGAGATGCAGGATCTGGTTGAGCTGATGACAGAGACGTTGCACGTGGAGAGATCAGAGGGGGAGAAGTCGGTACCACCGAGCAGAGAATTCAGGCCCCAAAGGAAATACAGAGACACCCTGATATTACACGGCAAAGCCCCCGCAGAGCCTGAGGAGTTGCACTTCCACGGTTTCCCCTCAG ATACCCTGACGGTGCCTGAGAAGTTCCGGCGCATGGTGGAGGCTCTGAGGGCTGATGTGGTGCAGGGAGTGGGAGTGAAGCTGCTGGAGACAGTGTATGACATCATGGAGTGTGACGATGAGACTGACAGGGAG GTGCAACTGAAGGATCACCTTGGAGACAAGTACACTCCCTACAGTCTGAAGATTCGGCAGCTCAAGTTCTTTGAAGACAATTCCAAGTTTTAG